In Rhinopithecus roxellana isolate Shanxi Qingling chromosome 4, ASM756505v1, whole genome shotgun sequence, a single genomic region encodes these proteins:
- the RIPPLY2 gene encoding protein ripply2 — translation METAGGAEGAESGAAACTAIDRTTRRAAADSGYAGFWRPWVDAGGKKEEETPNHATEVMPDGPGMTAAPGKLSQFRHPVRLFWPKSKCYDYLYQEAEALLKNFPIQATISFYEDSDSGDEIEELTCEN, via the exons ATGGAGACCGCAGGAGGCGCAGAGGGCGCAGAGAGTGGAGCCGCTGCGTGCACGGCCATCGACCGCACTACGCGGCGCGCGGCCGCAGACTCCGG ATACGCGGGCTTCTGGAGACCCTGGGTGGACGCTGGAggcaagaaagaagaggagacGCCGAACCACGCCACGGAGGTG ATGCCCGATGGCCCTGGAATGACCGCAGCCCCAGGAAAGCTTTCGCAATTCAGGCACCCAGTCAG ACTATTTTGGCCAAAATCAAAGTGTTATGATTACTTATATCAAGAAGCAGAAGCTCTTCTGAAAAATTTTCCAATTCAAGCCACAATTTCATTTTACGAAGATTCTGATAGTGGAGATGAAATTGAGGAGCTGACCTGTGAAAATTAA